The DNA region CCACGGCAGATGTCGCAGACTTTCTATTGCAGCAGCTCACTAACTCTCTCTACATCGGCAAAACTCCGGGCTTGTCCTACTAATCACCAAGCAATTTCACAACTTCTAAATCACATTATTTTCGAGGACTATTATGGACATTTTTCAAACTTGGCGATCGCCCCTAATCCTTTTTGCAGCGGTGGGTTGTGCTGTTAGCGGTGGTATTTTCTACGCGTTTTCAACCTTTGTGATGCAAGCCCTCGGTGAACAACCCTCGGCATCGGGCATTGCAACCATGCAATCGATCAACATCACGGTGATTAATCCCTTGTTTATGGCTGCATTTTTCCTGCCTGCGGTCGCTTCCTTAATCTTGGCGATTGCCGCGTTACGAGATTGGAGCAATCCAAATTCCAGCTACTTATTGATTGGCAGTTTGCTGTATCTTATTGGCACAATTGGCGTCACCATTGCCGGAAATATCCCGCTCAACGATGCCCTTGCCGTGGTCAATCCCAGTAGTAATGAAGGTTTTACCCTCTGGACGAAATTTCTTAAAGACTGGACATTGTGGAATCATGTACGCACCATTGCTGGAATGCTTGCCTCCATCTGTTTTGCGATCGCCCGTTAGTTGGAGCAAAAAATCATGAAAGACGCAATATCTTTAAAACTCGTTTTGGCCATTGATGCCCTTGTGGCGATCGCCGTCGGTGCAATGATTCAATTATCCCCAGCCGACTTCTATGCCATGAACCACATTGATATCGGCGAAAACTTGAATTTACTCAGCGAAATTCGTGCTCCAGCAATGGCGTTATTGTCCTATGGCATTTTGATTCTGGCAGGCATCTTTATCTCGCGACTGACCTTCACCGCAACATTGCTCGCCAGTACTTTTTATCTCTCCTATGGTGTCGCTAGGATTGTGAGTATTGGTCTTGATGGATGGCCGAGTGAATCATTAATCACAGCTGCCGTTATCGAGATAGTGCTTGGTTTAGCTTCGTTATTTTGCCTCTGGAAATATGCCAATGTTCCAAATTTAGGAGAACAACAATAATTAGGAATGGAAATAACAGGAAAATTGGCGATCGCCCGCTAGCCTAACCAATTAGCTCATCTTTGACTTCAAACTTGAGATTGTTTTCATCCAGATCGTAGAGCAGATGTAACCAACAATTTCCATCTTTCCCTGTCGCACTTTTATATGACAATAGCCATTGCCGCATCTGCTCAAATCCATGCTCATCAAGCAACTTTTTTACCGCACTGACAGAAGTTCTTGGGACAGGATAAACTATGATTTTCCATTTTGGGTCATACCAACCTTGCTCGATACTTTTGTTATCACTGCTCAAATTGACTCGCCGATAGGAATAGCCAATCCGTAAAATACAACAAGGATTTTCTAGCTTATTTGGGTGTTGGCAAGAGTCGAAAAATGCAACCGATAACTCCTCAAATTGTGGTGTATCTTTCAAAGCTTCTGAAAGTTTTCCCGCACTAGTTGGGTAAGACATTAAATGTGAGAGTTTACTTTTGTAGCGCGTTGGAATCATGATTTTTCACCAATACATCGCATTACCAATTTTTTTGTTTTAGCTGAAATCTTCGGCACAGTATTTCAATCCTCAACGATCTTTCCATTATCATCCAGGGATATGAGGTATCTATCGCCATAAAAATATGAAGACAATCACGATCACGATTCTGATTCACAGCTTGCAGAAAATAACAGGAGGCGATCGCTGATGTTGTTTAAAATTTTGGTGATTTTACATACCCTCGGCGCAACTGTTTGGACTGGAGGACATCTCGTTCTTGCTGCCACGGTACTACCCCAAGCTCTCAAACACCGAGATCCTGATCGCATCCATCAATTTGAATCACACTTTGAGAACTTTGGTTTGGCAGCGTTACTCCTTCAGGTCATTACTGGTCTGGGACTCACTTGGATTTATTTTCCCGGACTCGAAACCTTCTGGGCATTTGATTCATTTCTCTCCACCTATATCG from [Leptolyngbya] sp. PCC 7376 includes:
- a CDS encoding DUF4345 domain-containing protein, with product MKDAISLKLVLAIDALVAIAVGAMIQLSPADFYAMNHIDIGENLNLLSEIRAPAMALLSYGILILAGIFISRLTFTATLLASTFYLSYGVARIVSIGLDGWPSESLITAAVIEIVLGLASLFCLWKYANVPNLGEQQ
- a CDS encoding DUF1772 domain-containing protein — encoded protein: MDIFQTWRSPLILFAAVGCAVSGGIFYAFSTFVMQALGEQPSASGIATMQSINITVINPLFMAAFFLPAVASLILAIAALRDWSNPNSSYLLIGSLLYLIGTIGVTIAGNIPLNDALAVVNPSSNEGFTLWTKFLKDWTLWNHVRTIAGMLASICFAIAR
- a CDS encoding CopD family protein codes for the protein MLFKILVILHTLGATVWTGGHLVLAATVLPQALKHRDPDRIHQFESHFENFGLAALLLQVITGLGLTWIYFPGLETFWAFDSFLSTYIGIKLLLLLGTLALAIHARFFIIPNLTSETLNSLAFHIVGVTTLAVLFVIMGAGIRLGGLT